One Mailhella massiliensis DNA segment encodes these proteins:
- a CDS encoding DotI/IcmL/TraM family protein yields the protein MSMFKKKETSSLPEAPGQALSMEPHASSPAPDASAVIGGLGWYRTQFHRAMKLALGLSLALMVSLAVIALLLLNQPKPRYFAATPDLRLAPLVPLDQPLLTQSGLLTWVSDTITGAMSLNFLEWREKLEAVRPNFDDDTFKSFLSSLESSGILNMIQEKRLSASSVATGAPVIIASGLVSGKATWRIEFPLIVSYESSQGVESTQRLIATVLVCRASTATTPRGVVIQQVVLKRES from the coding sequence ATGAGCATGTTCAAAAAAAAGGAAACATCTTCCCTGCCGGAAGCTCCGGGGCAGGCTCTGAGCATGGAACCTCATGCCTCGTCTCCGGCCCCGGACGCGTCTGCCGTTATCGGAGGTCTCGGCTGGTACAGAACCCAGTTTCATCGCGCCATGAAACTGGCGCTGGGACTGAGCCTGGCGCTGATGGTCAGCCTGGCCGTCATTGCGCTGCTTCTGCTGAATCAGCCGAAACCCCGATATTTCGCCGCCACGCCTGATTTGCGCCTCGCGCCTCTGGTTCCTCTCGACCAGCCGCTGCTTACCCAGAGCGGGCTGCTGACGTGGGTGTCGGACACCATTACCGGGGCCATGTCGCTCAACTTTCTGGAGTGGCGCGAAAAACTCGAAGCCGTCAGACCGAATTTCGACGACGACACGTTCAAATCCTTCCTTTCCTCTCTGGAAAGTTCCGGGATTCTGAACATGATTCAGGAAAAACGGCTTTCCGCCTCATCCGTTGCCACCGGTGCCCCGGTCATCATCGCCTCCGGGCTGGTCAGCGGGAAGGCCACATGGCGCATCGAGTTTCCCCTGATCGTTTCCTACGAATCAAGCCAGGGGGTGGAAAGCACCCAGCGTCTTATCGCCACTGTTCTTGTCTGCCGTGCCTCCACGGCCACCACCCCGCGCGGGGTGGTGATTCAACAGGTCGTTCTGAAGAGGGAATCCTGA